In the genome of Opitutia bacterium KCR 482, one region contains:
- a CDS encoding carbon starvation CstA family protein — protein MLLFFLGLLLLVAGYFAYGSFIEKVLAPDDRATPAVSKRDGVDFLTLPHWKNMLIQLLNIAGVGPVIGVILGIKFGTMVFIIIPVGNILAGATHDFLAGMMSLRGGGANLPALIRQNLGSAYSKFFSAFTVLLLLLVVAVFINVPANLIDKEFPQISIFWWTVGAIFTYYVLATLFPVDKIIGKIYPLFGLMLLVGTLAVFVSICFKLIESPEVLGESAKFAEMKWCAANGHPVIPLLFVTIACGIISGFHATQSPIVARTMRSEREARSTFYGMMVLEGVIAMIWAAAGLAVYNMKPEYFQKTPTDVLIYVSQHFLGTWMGIVTVFAVVILAITSGDTAMRSMRLSIAEIFKIDQKPISKRLLTTLPLIIGTTGLLAWSQISAESFNNLWNYFAWGNQVLAASTLLAASVWLFRLSKNGFVALLPGMFMAFIVLTYILWISPEHGGPVGFGLDLAYAYGLGGALTIVLSVWAYKRGKRAELSADANTLPNEEAEG, from the coding sequence ATGCTATTGTTCTTCTTAGGTTTGCTTTTGCTCGTCGCGGGCTACTTCGCCTACGGCAGCTTTATCGAAAAAGTCCTCGCCCCCGACGACAGGGCTACGCCCGCCGTCTCGAAGCGCGACGGCGTAGACTTTCTCACGCTCCCCCACTGGAAAAACATGCTTATCCAGTTGCTGAACATCGCGGGGGTGGGCCCCGTAATCGGCGTGATACTGGGCATAAAATTCGGGACGATGGTGTTTATAATAATTCCCGTCGGAAACATTCTCGCGGGGGCTACGCACGATTTCTTGGCGGGAATGATGTCGCTGCGCGGCGGCGGCGCAAACCTGCCCGCGCTTATCCGCCAAAACCTCGGCTCGGCGTACTCAAAATTTTTCTCGGCGTTCACGGTGCTGCTGCTGCTGCTTGTTGTTGCGGTGTTCATCAACGTGCCCGCAAACCTCATAGACAAGGAATTTCCGCAAATCAGCATCTTCTGGTGGACGGTCGGGGCAATCTTCACATACTACGTTTTGGCGACGCTCTTTCCCGTCGATAAAATCATCGGCAAAATCTATCCGCTCTTCGGCTTAATGCTGCTTGTGGGAACGCTCGCGGTCTTCGTGTCGATTTGCTTCAAGCTGATTGAGTCGCCCGAAGTTCTGGGCGAAAGCGCGAAATTCGCCGAAATGAAATGGTGCGCGGCAAACGGACACCCCGTGATTCCCCTGCTCTTTGTTACGATTGCGTGCGGTATTATTTCGGGCTTCCACGCAACGCAGTCGCCGATTGTCGCGCGGACAATGCGCTCGGAGCGCGAGGCGCGTTCCACATTCTACGGAATGATGGTACTTGAAGGCGTAATCGCCATGATTTGGGCGGCGGCGGGGCTTGCCGTCTACAACATGAAGCCCGAATACTTCCAGAAAACGCCGACCGACGTCCTCATTTACGTTTCGCAACACTTCCTCGGCACTTGGATGGGAATCGTCACGGTGTTCGCGGTCGTCATCTTGGCGATTACTTCGGGCGACACCGCCATGAGAAGCATGCGCCTGAGCATTGCGGAAATCTTTAAAATCGACCAAAAACCGATTTCGAAACGCCTGCTCACAACCCTCCCGCTTATAATCGGCACGACGGGGCTTTTGGCGTGGTCGCAAATCAGCGCGGAATCTTTCAACAACCTCTGGAACTACTTTGCGTGGGGCAACCAAGTGCTCGCGGCGTCTACGCTGCTTGCGGCGTCGGTCTGGCTGTTCAGGCTTTCGAAAAACGGATTCGTGGCGCTGCTTCCCGGAATGTTCATGGCGTTCATCGTGCTTACATACATTCTGTGGATTTCGCCCGAACACGGCGGCCCCGTCGGCTTCGGGCTTGACCTCGCCTATGCCTACGGGCTGGGCGGCGCGCTCACGATTGTGCTGTCGGTCTGGGCGTACAAGCGCGGCAAACGCGCCGAACTTTCCGCCGACGCAAACACGCTCCCCAACGAAGAAGCCGAAGGCTAA
- a CDS encoding CrcB family protein, which yields MKLRTLAAVGLGGAIGASARVGVCAVVDDGILAILACNIAGSFLLSAAVELRESVHPDFEKLVAVGFCGGLSVFAGFSRDSVSFLSADAYAPFFLNLLGNFVLCVAAVFAARALFRVFRKPTLSEKIAGFFDKSDRGGRGE from the coding sequence GTGAAATTGCGCACATTGGCTGCGGTAGGTCTCGGCGGCGCGATTGGCGCGTCCGCCCGCGTCGGCGTTTGCGCCGTTGTTGACGACGGCATTTTGGCGATTCTTGCGTGCAACATTGCCGGCTCTTTTCTGCTTTCCGCCGCCGTCGAGCTGCGCGAATCCGTACACCCCGATTTCGAAAAACTTGTAGCCGTCGGCTTTTGCGGCGGGCTTTCGGTCTTTGCGGGCTTTTCGCGCGATTCCGTTTCCTTCCTTTCCGCCGACGCCTACGCGCCTTTCTTCTTGAACCTGCTGGGGAACTTTGTGCTGTGCGTCGCCGCCGTTTTTGCCGCCCGCGCGTTGTTCCGTGTTTTTCGCAAGCCGACTCTTTCCGAAAAAATCGCGGGCTTTTTCGACAAGTCCGACAGGGGAGGGCGCGGCGAATGA
- a CDS encoding CrcB family protein: protein MNALLMFSAAALGGAFGALVRYFLAAAWDRKAFPFGTFAANMSASFILGTLTALASRGVLEGDLAVFSEAGFCAALSTFSSLAFQIAEMLSEKRYLSASFYATTTLMFGMALFLSAEQCMLRLL, encoded by the coding sequence ATGAACGCGCTTTTGATGTTTTCCGCTGCGGCTCTCGGCGGCGCGTTCGGCGCGCTTGTCCGCTATTTTCTTGCGGCGGCGTGGGATAGAAAGGCGTTTCCGTTCGGGACGTTCGCGGCGAATATGTCGGCGTCGTTCATTTTGGGGACTCTTACCGCGCTTGCTTCGCGCGGCGTATTGGAGGGCGACCTTGCGGTGTTTTCGGAGGCGGGCTTTTGCGCCGCGCTCTCCACGTTTTCGTCGCTCGCGTTCCAGATAGCCGAAATGCTTTCCGAAAAAAGGTATCTGAGCGCATCTTTTTACGCAACGACCACGCTCATGTTCGGCATGGCGTTGTTTTTGTCCGCCGAGCAGTGCATGCTTCGGCTGTTATAG
- the tsaE gene encoding tRNA (adenosine(37)-N6)-threonylcarbamoyltransferase complex ATPase subunit type 1 TsaE — MPKNHAGGARFVSDSPEATRAFAAKFAKNLPDDAFVALSGDLGTGKTAFVKGIAEGLGISARVKSPSYNILSLYDAPDGRKLAHIDAYRLDSPEAFENLALDEVAPAPRCVCVEWWENVAECVPQEAIKIEMSILPDGRHAITIL, encoded by the coding sequence ATGCCAAAAAACCACGCAGGCGGCGCGCGCTTTGTTTCGGACTCGCCCGAAGCAACCCGCGCGTTCGCCGCAAAATTCGCAAAAAACCTGCCCGACGACGCGTTCGTCGCGCTTTCGGGCGATTTGGGCACGGGCAAAACCGCGTTCGTCAAGGGAATCGCCGAGGGTCTTGGAATTTCGGCGCGGGTGAAAAGCCCGTCGTACAATATACTCTCGCTCTACGACGCCCCCGACGGGCGCAAGCTCGCGCACATCGACGCGTACAGGCTCGACTCTCCCGAAGCTTTCGAAAACCTCGCCCTCGACGAAGTCGCCCCCGCCCCGCGCTGCGTATGCGTGGAATGGTGGGAGAACGTCGCCGAATGCGTCCCGCAGGAGGCAATAAAAATCGAGATGTCGATACTCCCCGACGGGCGCCACGCAATTACGATTCTATAA
- a CDS encoding pyridoxal phosphate-dependent aminotransferase codes for MKSRLSVWAQNIAPSPTLAVDAKAKKLKAEGKDVCGFGAGEPDFDTPQFIKAAAIKAINEGKTKYIASSGLPELRERLAAFYGEKKNIKNISADNIIISAGGKFSCYLAMKAVVSPGDEVIIPAPYWVSYPEMAKLCGGVPVFVSATEENDFKLTPEQVEAAITEKTKLLVLNSPSNPTGSVYTKDELEAIMKVVVKHGIIVMSDEIYSFLTYDGTHAFSPAGLSEDARNHTIMVSGFSKAYSMTGWRLGSMCAPDDIAKAVAKLQTQTTSNATTFAQYGALEAIKNPAAAKESLEAMLAVFDRRRLTLWEGLNSIDGVSCRRAKGAFYLFPNISSFGLSSTDFCSKLLDEELVAVVPGVAFGADANIRFSYAVADETIVKGIERTKKFCAKL; via the coding sequence ATGAAAAGCAGACTCTCAGTTTGGGCACAGAATATAGCACCGTCGCCGACCCTCGCGGTCGACGCAAAGGCGAAGAAATTGAAGGCGGAAGGCAAGGACGTCTGCGGATTCGGCGCAGGCGAGCCCGACTTCGACACGCCCCAATTCATCAAGGCAGCCGCAATCAAGGCGATAAACGAAGGCAAAACAAAATACATAGCTTCGTCGGGTCTGCCCGAACTCCGCGAAAGGCTCGCGGCGTTCTACGGAGAGAAAAAGAACATCAAAAACATTTCCGCCGACAACATCATAATCAGCGCGGGCGGCAAGTTCAGCTGCTATCTGGCGATGAAGGCGGTTGTCTCCCCAGGTGACGAAGTGATTATCCCCGCGCCCTACTGGGTAAGCTACCCCGAAATGGCAAAGCTCTGCGGCGGCGTTCCCGTCTTCGTCTCGGCGACGGAGGAAAACGATTTCAAGCTCACGCCCGAACAGGTCGAAGCCGCCATTACGGAAAAGACAAAGCTCCTTGTGCTCAACAGCCCCTCGAACCCCACAGGCTCGGTCTACACAAAAGACGAGCTTGAAGCCATCATGAAGGTTGTCGTAAAGCACGGAATCATCGTCATGAGCGACGAAATCTACTCTTTCCTCACCTACGACGGCACGCACGCGTTCAGCCCCGCGGGGCTTTCGGAAGACGCCCGCAACCACACAATCATGGTGTCGGGCTTCAGCAAGGCGTACTCGATGACGGGCTGGAGGCTCGGCTCTATGTGCGCCCCCGACGACATCGCAAAGGCGGTGGCGAAGCTCCAAACGCAGACGACTTCGAACGCCACGACTTTCGCGCAGTACGGCGCGTTGGAGGCGATAAAAAATCCCGCCGCCGCAAAGGAATCGCTTGAAGCAATGCTCGCGGTTTTCGACAGGCGCAGACTCACGCTCTGGGAGGGTCTCAACTCAATCGACGGCGTTTCGTGCCGCAGGGCGAAGGGCGCGTTCTATCTTTTCCCGAACATTTCGTCTTTCGGGCTTTCGTCTACCGACTTCTGCTCGAAACTCCTCGACGAGGAGCTTGTGGCGGTAGTCCCGGGTGTGGCGTTCGGAGCCGACGCGAACATTCGTTTCAGCTACGCCGTCGCCGACGAAACAATCGTAAAGGGAATAGAGCGCACGAAGAAATTCTGCGCAAAGCTCTAA